The Pediococcus inopinatus region TATATTGGTCATCCAGTGGCAGGAGATCCACTTTATGGACCTCGAAAAACATTAAAGGGCAAAGGACAATTTTTACATGCCAGTGTTTTGGGATTCAGGCAACCAACAACAAATAAATATTTAGAGTTTGAGGCTCCACTACCAGCCATTTTTAAGAAGACACTGGAACGGCTTGACACGCAAACTGAACATGGTTAAAGTTAATGCGTAATTAGTGAACTGAGAACTGTGATGAGATTAATAGAAGAGGATCTCTTCATGTGGATATGCGAAGCAAATGTAAATTTGGTTCGCCTTTATTTTAGAAAGGAAGGGTGTTATTTTGGAAAAAGAAATTATGGACGCGATGGCAATGAAGCGGGCTTTAACCCGTATTACATATGAAATTATCGAACGAAATCGCGGTGTGGAAGATATCGTTATTATTGGCATCAAAACACGGGGAGTTTTTTTGGCTCAACGAATTGCTGAAAGACTAAAGCAACTTGAAAATGTTGAAGTACCAGTTGGAGAACTAAATGTTACTGCATATCGAGATGATATTCATCAATTGGATAATGATCCCAAGCTTCCTGGAAAACCACATTTTGAATTTAGTTTAGAAGGAAAAAAAGTTATTTTGGTAGATGACGTATTATATACTGGACGGACAATTCGAGCAGCAATGGACGCAATTATGGATATTGGCCGACCAAAACGGATTAATCTGGCTATCCTAGTAGATCGCGGCCATCGAGAATTACCAATTCGAGCAGATTTTGTTGGAAAAAATATTCCAACAGCCCAAAATGAAAAAATTGAAGTTTTTGTTTCAGAAATTGATGAAGAAGATTCTGTAAGAATTGTTAACGGCAAATAGTTAATTGAGGTGAAAGCTTGTGGGGGATAGATATTTAATCTTAGACGATGGTAGTGTGTATCGCGGGAAAGCTTTTGGATCACCAGCGACTACATTTGGTGAAGTCGTATTTAATACCAGTGCTACCGGCTATCAACAGATTATTACAAATCAAATTTACCATAACCAAATTATTGTGTTTTCACAACCGTCAATTGGTGGTTATGGTGTTGATCGCGCGAGTTACGAATCAATTGAGCCCACCTGTAAAGGGGTGATTGTTCGTGATGTTGCGGATGTTTCAACCAATCGTCAACGACGACTATCTTTGGATGAATTTTTAAAAATTCAAAACATTCCTGGAATTAGTGGAATAGATACCCGGGCTTTAGTTCACAAATTACGTGCAAAGGGGACAATTAAAGGTAGTATTGTTGATCCTGTTAAAGATTTAGCACATGCCTTTGATCAGTTAAATGCCATTGTGCTGACAAACCAACAAGTAAATCAAGTATCAACGCCTAAGGCCTATCCTAATCCGGGGACGGGGCTAAATGTGGTGGTGGTTGATTTGGGGCTCAAGCATGGTATTTTGCGACAGCTTAGTCAACGAAATTGTAATGTGACAGTATTGCCATATACCTGTACAGCAGAGCAAATCTTTGATTTAGATCCAGATGGGGTAATTTTGTCAACGGGTCCTGGGAGCCCAACTGATCTTCCTGAAACATTAACGATGATGATTGCAGAGGTTGAACAACGAGTGCCATTGTTTGCGATTGGATTGGGACATGAGTTGTTTGCTATAGCGAATGGCGCACACGTTAAACCTCTTCAATTTGAGCACCACGGTGATAATCATCCCATCCTGTCAATTATTACAGATGAAATTTTTTATGCATCGCAAGGCCAAGGGTATACTGTGGAACGCGATTCAATTGATCGAGACAAAATGTTAATTACGCATGTCGATTTAGTTGATCAATCTGTTCAAGGATTGCGACACCGAGATTTTCCAGCGTTTAGTGTCCAGTTTTTCCCAGATGGTGCTCCAGGCCCTTTAGAGGCCACAGAACTATTTGACGAATTTGTCGATGTAATGACTACTCGAATGGAGCGGTAAAATGGCACGAACAAAATTACAAAAAATTTTAATTATTGGTTCAGGACCGAATGTTATTGGTGTTGATACAGAGCTTGAAGCAGCAACATTACAAACGATTGAAGAGCTTCATCAAGTAGGAAAAGACGTTACTTTTGTCACTAATAATGCTAATTCAATTATTGGGGACTATTTAGATATTGCGCACTTTTTAGTGAGTGATTTGGATGCTAACGCGTTAATTGCAATTCTCAGAAAATATGAGTTTGATGCAATTATTCCAACCCTTGGTGGTGCTCCAGTTTTTCAAGTGCTACATCAACTTGATGAAGCTGGTATTTTTGACCAATTAAATGTCCGATTGTTAGGCGTTAGTTTACGGACGATCGCAAACACACAAAATCCTGAATCACTTAATCGAGTTTTAAAAAATATTCATGAACCTTACATTCCAACTAATATTTTGAACGATACTGATAAAGTTTTAAAATTCGTTCATCGAATTGGATATCCAGTGATTGTGAAGCCAATTGCTGCAATTAGCAGTTCTAATCGAATGCGTTGCGAAAATGAACATCAACTTCGACAAATGTTGGCCTCCGCGTTCCGAATTTCAACGACCCATCAAGTGGCTGTTGAAAAAAGTATTGTGGGCTTTAAAGAAATAGAAATGACGCTTATAAGAGATAACGAAAACACACGAATGCTGGTATGTGCAGCAGAAGACTTTAATCCAGTCGGTGTTCATGCGGGTGATTCAGTAGTATTCACACCTACACAGACACTTACAGACCAAGAGTTTCAAGCCATTCGAACTTCGGCTTTGCGTATTGTTCAAGAGTTTAAAATTCGCGGTATCTGCCACATTCAATTTGCATTAAATACATCTACGGGGAACTACTTTGTGACCCGTGTGAATCCATATTTTGATCGAACGACGGCTTTTGCTGCTCGCTCTACGGGGTATCCAGTCGCTTTAGTTTGCACCCAAATTAGTTTTGGGAGAAACCTTAGAAATATTAAAATTCCTGGTTTAAAGCAACACGATTCATTGGCGCTAATTGAACCGACTCTTGACCATGTTGCAGTGAGATTTCCAACGTTTTCTTTTGCTAGTTTTGCTAATGCAAATCAAGAACTAAACACGAGAATGAAATCTACAGGTGCGGTCATCGCATTTGGACGAAGTACTGAAGAAACGCTTCTAAAATCCATCAGATCAGTTGATTCAGCAACCACTTCAGAACAAGCTGCATTGGATGAGTCGCGACTGAATGAAGGCCAATTGATTAACGTGCTGGTTCATCCGACTGCTGGTGAGGTATTTTATTTACTTGAGGCAATTCGAAGGGGCTATCAGGTGGAGGAACTAGCCGAACTAACTAAAATAGATGCTTTTTATTTTTACAAACTCATTCATATTGTTCAAATTGAAAAGGATCTTCGCAAAAAT contains the following coding sequences:
- the pyrR gene encoding bifunctional pyr operon transcriptional regulator/uracil phosphoribosyltransferase PyrR, which produces MEKEIMDAMAMKRALTRITYEIIERNRGVEDIVIIGIKTRGVFLAQRIAERLKQLENVEVPVGELNVTAYRDDIHQLDNDPKLPGKPHFEFSLEGKKVILVDDVLYTGRTIRAAMDAIMDIGRPKRINLAILVDRGHRELPIRADFVGKNIPTAQNEKIEVFVSEIDEEDSVRIVNGK
- a CDS encoding carbamoyl phosphate synthase small subunit, with the protein product MGDRYLILDDGSVYRGKAFGSPATTFGEVVFNTSATGYQQIITNQIYHNQIIVFSQPSIGGYGVDRASYESIEPTCKGVIVRDVADVSTNRQRRLSLDEFLKIQNIPGISGIDTRALVHKLRAKGTIKGSIVDPVKDLAHAFDQLNAIVLTNQQVNQVSTPKAYPNPGTGLNVVVVDLGLKHGILRQLSQRNCNVTVLPYTCTAEQIFDLDPDGVILSTGPGSPTDLPETLTMMIAEVEQRVPLFAIGLGHELFAIANGAHVKPLQFEHHGDNHPILSIITDEIFYASQGQGYTVERDSIDRDKMLITHVDLVDQSVQGLRHRDFPAFSVQFFPDGAPGPLEATELFDEFVDVMTTRMER
- a CDS encoding ATP-grasp domain-containing protein — its product is MARTKLQKILIIGSGPNVIGVDTELEAATLQTIEELHQVGKDVTFVTNNANSIIGDYLDIAHFLVSDLDANALIAILRKYEFDAIIPTLGGAPVFQVLHQLDEAGIFDQLNVRLLGVSLRTIANTQNPESLNRVLKNIHEPYIPTNILNDTDKVLKFVHRIGYPVIVKPIAAISSSNRMRCENEHQLRQMLASAFRISTTHQVAVEKSIVGFKEIEMTLIRDNENTRMLVCAAEDFNPVGVHAGDSVVFTPTQTLTDQEFQAIRTSALRIVQEFKIRGICHIQFALNTSTGNYFVTRVNPYFDRTTAFAARSTGYPVALVCTQISFGRNLRNIKIPGLKQHDSLALIEPTLDHVAVRFPTFSFASFANANQELNTRMKSTGAVIAFGRSTEETLLKSIRSVDSATTSEQAALDESRLNEGQLINVLVHPTAGEVFYLLEAIRRGYQVEELAELTKIDAFYFYKLIHIVQIEKDLRKNPFDIAILQNAKYYGYGDSQIARLWKCSNKKVREFRHANQIEPTFKGIEPTAGEFPYNNRSYYTTFETENEAQISERPKVFILGTANNQVGTNAAADYVTVHTIQTCQKLGYETILINNNPGAISILPRLADKLYLEPLTVENCLNIINSEQPDFVIAQGKWQIVTDLSKAGVNITQLPLSRTSRAENVDSHYLVVGEKSGDNERNLGCFQTASDASLRFPSQADPEISNKIKRISQSELRKQTDGIYQIMFKQEGSHLIVTGTIPLAIQDIPFMTVALNYDLVEDVVKMMLGQTENSKKVEPPVGEGQLKLDHIFPYEQLQIEKPQNPPFSLAIGAKITKI